AATAGTGGTTTACTTTTAGATAAAGTTTTATCTGTGGTCAATTCTAGCAAAAAGATTGTTTCATTTTGTAAGTCAAACTTAGGTCTTATTTTGCCAGTGGAAATTAACTTACATTCCATGAATGAAAATCAATGTGAATATGGTTTAAAAACACCAAGCTGTGAAACTTTTCAGTATGTACTAGTTTTACCAttactaaaaaagttagttGAAAATGAGCTTATCtggaaatcaataaaaagaaaacttgaaaaagatGAGTCTATTAATAATGAATTATTATATTCATATTCAGATGgtttaaattgtaaacaacATGTCATTTTTAAAGACAAGAATGCATTAAGAATCCATTTATATTGTGATGAATTTGAAGTGTGTAATCCAATTGGAGCTCATCGTTCAGTACATAAACTCTGTGCATTTTGTTTCTGCTTGGGAAACATTGAAGAACAATATATTTCACAACTTcagaatataaatttatgtattctTGTAAAATAAAGCTGACGTTGCAGAATGAGGGTATTTTAGTTACAGTTGATAATATGATAGTTCGATTGTTTGGTGGGGTTGCAACTACATCTGCTGATAATCTTTCCTCCCATGCACTAGCTGGTTTTCAACGTGTTTTTAATTCTGGTCGTTTTTGTCGTCAAAatgttgacaaaaataaaattttggttgAATGTGATACAACAATTCATACCAAAGAAATGCATTATTATCATTTATCTGCTATTTCTGGTTCAGGTCACATTTCTTCTAGTGTGTATGGTGTTGAAAAACGATGTCCTTTATTGGATTTGACATACTTTAATGTTTTACAGTCTTTTCCACCAGACATCATGCATGATATGTTAGAAGGAACAGTTCCAcaattagtaagtttaattttgttaaaactcaatgcacaaaatataattacagTACAATAGGTAAATGCAGAGcttgacatttttgaaattggCAGATATGACAGGAAAAACAAACCAGTACCATTTGTTATCCGTTCTGGTGCATCTATTAACTTTGTTGGTTCTGCATCACAGAAGTTTTGTTTGTTTCGGTTATTACCATTTATGATTGGCAATCGCATACCAATATCTAATGTGTATTGGTTACTTTATTTACAGCTGCGAGATATTGCAGATTATGTATTTGctccaaaaatttcaaaaactgttttgacatatcttcaatttttaatagaaCAGTTTCTGCAAagttttattgaactttttccCAATGATTTAACACCCAAGTTTCATTTCATGCTCCATTATGCTCGTCTAATTAATGAAAATGGACCACTAAGATATTTATGGTGCATGCGTTTTGAAGCTAAACAtttgtatttcaaaaagttaGCTTTTTCCattagaagttttaaaaatataggttATTCTCTTGCAAAGCGGCATCAGCTGAGACAGTGTTGGGAGATGGCatcttctgattttttcaatgaaaagtATGAAACATCAAATCTATGTTCAATTACGTTTGATAGTTTAGCAACAAATCTTCAGGAAAaattattgtcttttttttttaatgataccATTGATAAAAAGGAAACAGTTTGGTGTAATGCCATTACTATAAATTCAATTTCATGTGCATGATACAGTTATTTTAGCTTTACTAAATGCAGAAGAAATtcctttatttttcaaaatttatcacaTTATTCAATTTCGTCAACACTGGGTATTTCGTGGTAAGTTGCTGATTTGTGACAAATATAATGACCACTTGCATGCGTTCAGAGTTATAGAAGATAGAACTTTATCAATATGCTTGCAAACAGAAGTTTGTGATTATCAACTTCTAGACACATATACAATACAAGATGGCCATTCCTATATTACTCTCAGAcacgtgttttaaaaaaacttttgaagaaagattttttgtttttaatatagtCTGTTGTACTTGCACAAAAAAAAGCacataacatttatttcaaatttgttgCTGAAACAAGcatcaaacaataatatttgtgATGTAGTgaata
This genomic interval from Hydra vulgaris chromosome 01, alternate assembly HydraT2T_AEP contains the following:
- the LOC136074306 gene encoding uncharacterized protein LOC136074306, whose amino-acid sequence is MNENQCEYGLKTPSCETFQYVLVLPLLKKLVENELIWKSIKRKLEKDESINNELLYSYSDGLNCKQHVIFKDKNALRIHLYCDEFEVCNPIGAHRSLTLQNEGILVTVDNMIVRLFGGVATTSADNLSSHALAGFQRVFNSGRFCRQNVDKNKILVECDTTIHTKEMHYYHLSAISGSGHISSSVYGVEKRCPLLDLTYFNVLQSFPPDIMHDMLEGTVPQLVNAELDIFEIGRYDRKNKPVPFVIRSGASINFVGSASQKFCLFRLLPFMIGNRIPISNVYWLLYLQLRDIADYVFAPKISKTVLTYLQFLIEQFLQSFIELFPNDLTPKFHFMLHYARLINENGPLRYLWCMRFEAKHLYFKKLAFSIRSFKNIGYSLAKRHQLRQCWEMASSDFFNEKYETSNLCSITFDSLATNLQEKLLSFFFNDTIDKKETVWSLLNAEEIPLFFKIYHIIQFRQHWVFREEKIDGKTLVCLTETMVSILCRTMRKQVMLLEIIRNLKAPPGHQADLTVSELGSSASETNYTGAGNILEGCVRTMTPWPVRYQLPLLPPAVIAAFEAKDRCFLQFKRNS